TCGTAGCCGCTACAAATGTTAATATGTTTGAAGCTATAAAAAAAGAAAAGTTCCGCGAAGATTTATACTATCGCTTAAGCACCGTTGAAATTGCGATTCCACCATTGAGAGAACGCAAAGAAGATATTCATTTACTTTTTAGAAAATTTGCATCAGATTTTGGCCAAAAATACAAAATGCCCACTATCCGTCTAGAGGACAATGCGGTAGAAATCTTATTAAAATATCGTTGGCCGGGAAATATACGTCAATTAAGAAATATCGCAGAACAGACTTCTGTCCTTGAAGAAAATAGAAATATTTCTGCAGCAACCTTAAGTGGTTATCTGCCAAATTTTGGAGGCTCTAATCTCCCTGCTATCGTAGATAAACAAAAAAAAGACGGAGACTTTAGCAACGAGCGCGAAATACTTTACAAAGTATTATTTGACATGAAGGCCGATTTAAATGACCTTAAAAAACTGACCCTAGAATTACTTAAAAATAATGATAGTGAAGAAGTACAGAAGGACAATGAAAATCTTATTCGTAAAATTTACGGAAAGAACGAAGAAGAGGAAGAATATTCTCATGATAGTCATGATGAAAATGAAATGCTTCACCTCCCTGAATCCAAAACTGAAAATACCTTCAACAAAACTGCTGCCGAAGACAAATACCATTTTGCTGAGGAAATTGAAGTAGAAGAAACCCTATCTTTACAAGAAAAAGAGATTGAATTAATTACCAAATCTCTAGAACGAAATAAAGGTAAAAGAAAAGCTGCGGCGGCAGAACTGGGTATTTCTGAACGCACCTTATATCGTAAAATTAAGCAGTATGATTTATAATCGAACATACTAATACTATTAAATTTTTAAAAAATATCTAAATTGAAAAAAACATTCTATTTCATTGCACTACTATTTACAGCACTTAGCTTAAATGGATGCAGCATATACAATTTTACTGGTGGTGATGTTGGAGACGCAAAAACTTATGAAGTACGCTTATTTCAAAATTATGCCGCTCAAAGTCCTGGTTCTACCTTTGAACCCGGTTTAGATCGTGATTTTACTAGAGAACTACAAGATTTAATTTTAAACCAAACCAGCTTAGATTTAGTTTCTTCTGGCGGAGATTTGGTATACGAAGGAGAAATTACAGAGTTTAGAATTACCCCTATGACTGCGACCGCTAACCAGACTTCTGCTCAAAACAGGCTGACAATGACGGTAACTGTAAGATTCTTTAACAATAAAAAAGAAGACGTAGATTTTGATCAACGTTTCTCTTTCTTTTATGATTACGGAGCTACTACAAGTTATAGCTCTATAAAATCAACAGCTTTAGAGGAGATTTTTGAGCGTATCACACAAGATATTTTCAATGCATCATTAGCAGATTGGTAATTTTATGAACGTAACAGACTTTACATATCTTTTGCAACATCCAGAAAAATTGGTCTCACCCGTGCAGACGAATCAATTGGATGATATTCTTGATGAGTTCCCTTACTTTCAAGCTGCACGTGCTTTGCAATTAAAAGGCTTAAAAAATTTAAATAGCTTTAAATACAATAGCGCATTAAAGGTTACTGCCGCATACACCACAGATCGTGATGTTTTATTCGATTTTATTACTTCTAAAGAATTTTTACAAAACGGTATAGCCAATAGTATCTCAGGAAGACAAGCCACATTAGCGGATACAGAAATTGAGTATGAAACTATTAGTATTCCTGAAGAAGTAAAAAAACCATTGCTTGATGACTCTATTGAAGACAAAGCGCTACCACAAAGTACAAAAGATGCAGAACAAATATTAGACCCTGCTTTATTTACTTCAAAAGACCCAAAAATTGATATAGCGATTGCAGAAGCTAAAAAAAAAGAAGTGGAAGTAACGATGGGTAGTCCATTACCATTTACTAAAAAAGAAAAATATTCTTTTACCGAATGGATGCAACTAGCCTCTAAAAAACCCATCGAAAGAGAAAAAACAGCCTCAATTGACAACAAAAAAGAGAATAAAGTAAAAAACGAGCCCTTAAAATCAACTGCAAAAAAGGTTTTGAGGAAGAAAAACTTTGATTTGATTGATCAATTCATAGAAAAAAACCCAAAAATAGTTCCCGGAGAAAAAAACGCAGTTCTAGCACCTATTGACGATCCTATGAAAATAGATACAACAGAGTTGATGACTGCCACTTTAGCTAAAGTATATCTGGAACAAAAGAAGTTCAAAAAAGCTATTCAAGCTTACAAAATTTTAAGTTTGAAATATCCAGAAAAAAGTAGTTTCTTTGCAAGCCAAATAAAGTTAGTAGAAAAAATACAAAAAGAAAATAAATGAGCACGTTTACAATATTCTTAATCCTTATTATCATTGTGAGTCTTTTATTGATGTTGGTAATAATGGTACAAAATCCAAAAGGCGGAGGACTTTCTTCATCTTTAGGTGGTGGCGGTAGCCAAGTAGTTGGTGGAGTAAAAAAGACTGGAGACTTTTTAGATAAAAGTACTTGGACTCTTGCGACACTACTTATCGTATTAATTCTTTTATCGAATATTTCTTTAAAAGATGATTACAGAGAAGCAGATTCTAAGCTTTTACAAGGTGGTGACATTGAAAACACAGTTCCTGATTCATTACCAGAACCTATTTCGACTCCTGATTCGGAATAAGTAACACGACATTATATATTTTAAAATGCCAGCTTGGATGACAAGCTGGCATTTTTGTTTTACAAAGTGTCAGTTATTCAGCAATGGCATAATTTCTGCCATCAATAGAGTAATAAAATCAAAACAATTTAATAAAATTTAATCATATGGCTAAAGTTAATATTAAACCATTGGCAGATAGAGTGCTTATTGAACCAATGGCAGCTGAAACAAAAACTGCTTCTGGACTTTACATTCCCGATACTGCAAAAGAAAAACCTCAAAAAGGGAAAGTTGTTGCCGTTGGTCCTGGAACCAAGGATGACTTAGTTACCGTTAAAATTGGTGACACCGTTCTTTATGGTAAATATGCAGGAACCGAGCTTAAATTAGAAGGTACTGACTTTTTAATGATGCGTGAAAGCGACATATTAGCGATTATATAAATTACTTTTTTTATTTCCCTTAAACCGGAAATCTACTAAATTAAATTATACGATTAATTAAACAAATTCTCAGATTCCTGAGGAGGACTTAAAACAAAATTAAAAATGGCAAAAGATATAAAGTTTGATATAGATGCACGTGACGGACTAAAAAGAGGCGTTGATGCACTTGCAAATGCAGTAAAAGTAACTTTAGGACCTAAAGGTAGAAACGTAATCATCAGTAAATCTTTTGGAGCTCCTGTAGTTACTAAAGATGGTGTTACAGTTGCAAAAGAAATAGAATTACTTGACCCCCTAGAAAACATGGGTGCTCAAATGGTTAAAGAAGTTGCTTCTAAAACCAACGATTTAGCTGGTGATGGTACGACTACCGCAACAGTTTTAGCACAAGCAATCGTAAAAGAAGGATTAAAAAATGTTGCTGCCGGTGCTAATCCAATGGATTTAAAAAGAGGTATCGACAAAGCTGTTGAGGCTATCGTAGAAGACTTAGCTAAACAAGCAAAAAAAGTAGGTGATTCTTCTGATAAAATAAAACAAGTAGCATCTATTTCTGCTAACAACGATGAAACAATTGGTGAACTAATCGCTAAAGCATTCGGAAAAGTTGGTAAAGAAGGTGTTATCACTGTTGAAGAAGCCAAAGGAACAGATACGTATGTTGATGTTGTTGAAGGTATGCAGTTTGATAGAGGATACCTTTCTCCTTACTTCGTTACCGATTCAGAAAAAATGGTTTCTGAATTAGAGAACCCTTACATTTTACTTTTTGACAAGAAAATATCTTCTATGAAAGATATCCTTCCTGTTTTAGAGCCAGTTGCTCAATCAGGAAAACCTCTTTTAATTATTGCAGAAGATGTTGATGGTGAAGCATTAGCTACTTTAGTAGTGAATAAATTAAGAGGTTCTTTAAAAATTGCTGCTGTTAAAGCTCCTGGTTTTGGAGACAGAAGAAAAGCAATGCTTGAAGATATCGCTATCTTAACAGGTGGTACTGTAATCTCTGAAGAAAGAGGTTTCTCTCTTGAAAATGCTTCTTTAGATTTACTAGGAACTTGTGAAAAAATATCTATTGACAAAGACAATACAACTATCGTTAACGGTGCTGGTGTTGCAAAAGATATCAAAGGAAGAGTAAATCAAATTAAAGCTCAAATAGAGTCTACAACTTCTGATTACGATAAAGAAAAATTACAAGAACGTTTAGCTAAACTTTCTGGTGGTGTTGCTGTACTTTATGTTGGTGCTGCTTCTGAAGTTGAGATGAAAGAGAAAAAAGACAGAGTTGATGATGCATTGCATGCAACTAGAGCTGCTGTAGAAGAAGGTATCGTTGCTGGTGGTGGTGTTGCCCTTGTTCGCGCAAAAGCTGTTCTTGCTAACTTAAAAGCTGAAAATGCTGACGAAGAAACAGGAATGCAAATTGTAGCTAGAGCTATTGAGGCTCCATTACGTACTATCGTTGAAAATGCGGGTGGTGAAGGATCTGTTGTTGTTTCTAAAGTACTAGAAGGCAAAGGAGATTTTGGTTACGATGCTAAAGCTGAAGTATACACAGATATGATGAAAGCTGGTATTATTGATCCTAAGAAAGTAACTAGAGTTGCATTGGAAAATGCTGCTTCTGTTGCAGGTATGATCTTAACTACAGAATGTGCTTTAATTGATATTAAAGAAGATGCTCCTGCAGGCCCACCAATGGGTGGCGGTATGCCAGGAATGATGTAGTAACAAAAGACTACAGGTAAATAAAAAAACGCTCCAATGAAAATTGGAGCGTTTTTAAGTTTTAGCTGTTTTCGTTTTAGACTAAAGAAAAACTATCTATTTATAAATATTCTTATTTTCATTAACTTCAATTAACTGTGATGTAATTTCACTAGGCAGTGGATATTTCATCAGTAGTTCCTCCCAATAGTTAGTGGTATAAAAACTCCTATCTCCATCTATATCTTTTTTTGAATTTTCGGGCCTTTGATCACCATCAATGATAGCGTCATCTATAAAAATTTCTGTAACTGTTTCAATGTAACTAAATTTATCTTTTGCTTTAACCGCTTTCTTATAATTATTGAATAAGTAGTTTGGGTGCCTAGCCTCACCAACACCAGTCCATTTTTCAATCATTGTGCTTTTGCCTGAAATTTCCCAAAATACTATTTTTTCAGAATCCTCCCCTTCAAATGCACGATGCACATTAATTTCTTGAGCAACATTGTTTTCATCAAAATTAGCAAATCCTATTCGCTTGCCTTCATTATATATAGCACCATAGCCATCTTTAATAGAATCTACTTCATAATAAAGTCTACTTTTAAGCAAATCATTTTTTGGAATGCGAGAAACATTTAAATAATCATCTCCTAAAAATTCAATCCTTATGATTCTTGATTTTTGCTTAACGGCATCAGCATTAAATGTTCGATAAGCACTAAAATTACTCTTGACACCTGTACTATAATTATCTCTTACATCCGCATAAGGTAAACGATAACTGACCAGACCATCTCCATATCTTATTAGCTTTCCATTTTCTAATTTCCAACTTCTAAAATAAGCTTTTACAGTAAAATATTTAGATAGTTTACGCGCTGAAACGGTAACGGGATCTAACTGTATCATCTCATTTCTTTTCAAATACACTAAAGAAGGTACCTCATTTAGTTTAAATTCTAGCGAAACGTAGTCTGTATTATAAGCTATAATACTTTTTACACCACCTTGTTGCAGCATTTTAATATCCAACTCAAATACACCTTTAGAATTTGTATTAGCCACAAAACTACCATTTTCAGAAAAAATTTGTAATCCAATAATCGGTTCCTCACTTTGTTGGTCTAAAAATAAAACATTAGACTTTTGAGCATACATAAACATTGGAGCGACTAATAAAACAAACTTTAAAAAATTTTTTAGAGGTCAGTAGTTAATTACTTATTAATTCAGCTTGATTGATTTTATCATTATTGACCATTTTAACAATAAGATTATTGAATATTGTAGCTTTACTTTGAGATCTGTTTATTCTAAAACAAAATTCATTGAAATATCTATTTAAATTATTGTCACTAACCCAAGAATAAGTTGTTCTTATCCAAGATTTAACCTGATGTATCATTGTATGAAGCGCTTTAAAATTTAACCCTCCATTACTTTCTATTTGTGTGATGTCGTAAGCCTTTGCAATAGGACTATAGCCTCTCCATTTATCTGTAGTAATCTTTGCGTTTCGGCTGATATGGTTGACAAAAATATATTGTAAGGATTGTGCTGAAAAATCATCTATTTTCATAGCATACATTCTTTTTACCTTTCCATCTTCTGTAAGCTGAACAGCTGTAACCGCCTTCTTTTTCTTAGCATTGTAGCTTCTGCCAACTTTTGTTTCTTCTCTGCCCCCTAAAACAAATTCATCTACATGAACAACTCCGTCCATAGGATTATTCCCACTCGAAGACATAGCTTCTCTGACCTTAAGCATAAAAAGTCTAGCTGTTTTTTCTGTTACTCCGTAACGTACTCCCATATAACTTGCAGATAAGCTTTTCGTGCTTGTAGCCATCTCAAAACAAATAAAAAATGCTTTGCGAACACCAAACTTTACCTTGTGAAATAATGTATCTGCTGTTGCGGATTCTGTATGTCTACAAATATTACATTGCCTAGAGAAATCAGCACGTGTTTGACAGGCTATATGATTGCATCTAGAACATTTAAAAGGGGTTTTAGACTTAATATTTGCTAAATATTCTTTGCAATCATTGTCCGTTTTGAAGCAATCAGAGAACTCTAGAAGATTTTGACCCTTGAAAATATCCATAATTTAATATATTTACTGAGTATCAAGATACGAAGTTAGCTACTGACCTCTAAAATTTTTATTCATTTGCTATTATTAAGTATATCGCCAGAGAATCTTTAAGCACTAAAGAAACCTAGAGCGGTAGTCAAAAATAACCTATACACCATACGTAAATCTTAGATTACTGTTAAAGTATGATGAATTTTTACTCTTTAATTTACTGCATAGCGGATAAAATTAAAAATCTAAACATAAACGCGCTAATACTACAGATTCACTTAAAAATAAAATTCATAATACATGAATTTCATAAACGCCAAAAGTTTTGATCTCTTAAAAAATGCGCATTAATTTTCAATATTTCCGTAAATAAAAAAACGCTCCAATAAAAATTGGAGCGTTTTTAGTTAAAAGTATTTAATCCGTATTAGATACTGTATGTTTTTTAATGATGACCAGAATCATCAGAATTATCATCACGATATAAACAACAAGGATGTACGCTATTGTAGGCTTCATCTGTTGCTTTCAATTCTTTAGTATCATGACCAACAGCTATAATTGCTGTCTTAATCTTCATAGCATCAGTTTTACGCTCATCAATAATTAGAGATAATTGATGTGATGGAATGTCCCAAGCAGCAAATTTCACTCCTTTTACACTTAATGCAGCCTGTTCAATGCGTTCTTTACACATTCCACATTTTCCATTGACATCAAAAGTCATTTTCTTATTCTTGTCTTGAGCATAACTAATCGTAGCCATCAAAACCACAACTGCTGTTAAAATTAATTTCTTCATAGTAATAGGTATTAGTATAGTATATTATTTTTAAAGTTTAAATCTAAATCCCGCATAAAACATACGCCCCATTATCGGCGCATACACAATACTGGTATCAAAATTTGAGCCAAACGGATCTTCAGCTCCTAGCACTGGGTTATCTTGGGTATAATCTGTTAAATTTTCTCCACCCACATACACTTCAAAAGATTTTGAAAACACTCTAGTTATTTGCGCATTCATTAAGCTGTAAGCCGCTGCATAATCTCCTAATTGATTAGCTACCTCATTAGTTGACGTATTTGGCAGGCGCTGTTTCCCTAATGCATGCACCGTATAATCTGCACGCCATTGCGTTCCATTTTCTTTCGCTACACTAGAATACCCTAAGTTAGCAAAATACCTATGTTGCGCTTGTAGTGGTTTTTGTAAATTACCACTTTCATAATCGGTATTCACATCATAATATTTATAAGCAGTTCTAAGTTCTAAATTTGGCAAAATTCTATGACCTAATTCTACCTGAAAACTACTTGCACTACTCTTTCCATCAAGATTATAAAAAGAAATTTCCCGAGGATTCTCCCAATCTACCACAATTTGATTTTTAAAATCTGTTCTATAAAAATC
This genomic stretch from Cellulophaga algicola DSM 14237 harbors:
- a CDS encoding LptE family protein, with the translated sequence MSKLKKTFYFIALLFTALSLNGCSIYNFTGGDVGDAKTYEVRLFQNYAAQSPGSTFEPGLDRDFTRELQDLILNQTSLDLVSSGGDLVYEGEITEFRITPMTATANQTSAQNRLTMTVTVRFFNNKKEDVDFDQRFSFFYDYGATTSYSSIKSTALEEIFERITQDIFNASLADW
- a CDS encoding sigma 54-interacting transcriptional regulator, giving the protein MESVQAIKQRFEIIGNDLKLNRAIEKAIQVAPTDISVLVTGESGVGKEAIPKIIHSLSHRKHAKYIAVNCGAIPEGTIDSELFGHEKGAFTGATATRSGYFEVTDGGTIFLDEVGELPLTTQVRLLRVLENGEFLKVGSSQVQKTNVRIVAATNVNMFEAIKKEKFREDLYYRLSTVEIAIPPLRERKEDIHLLFRKFASDFGQKYKMPTIRLEDNAVEILLKYRWPGNIRQLRNIAEQTSVLEENRNISAATLSGYLPNFGGSNLPAIVDKQKKDGDFSNEREILYKVLFDMKADLNDLKKLTLELLKNNDSEEVQKDNENLIRKIYGKNEEEEEYSHDSHDENEMLHLPESKTENTFNKTAAEDKYHFAEEIEVEETLSLQEKEIELITKSLERNKGKRKAAAAELGISERTLYRKIKQYDL
- the groL gene encoding chaperonin GroEL (60 kDa chaperone family; promotes refolding of misfolded polypeptides especially under stressful conditions; forms two stacked rings of heptamers to form a barrel-shaped 14mer; ends can be capped by GroES; misfolded proteins enter the barrel where they are refolded when GroES binds), coding for MAKDIKFDIDARDGLKRGVDALANAVKVTLGPKGRNVIISKSFGAPVVTKDGVTVAKEIELLDPLENMGAQMVKEVASKTNDLAGDGTTTATVLAQAIVKEGLKNVAAGANPMDLKRGIDKAVEAIVEDLAKQAKKVGDSSDKIKQVASISANNDETIGELIAKAFGKVGKEGVITVEEAKGTDTYVDVVEGMQFDRGYLSPYFVTDSEKMVSELENPYILLFDKKISSMKDILPVLEPVAQSGKPLLIIAEDVDGEALATLVVNKLRGSLKIAAVKAPGFGDRRKAMLEDIAILTGGTVISEERGFSLENASLDLLGTCEKISIDKDNTTIVNGAGVAKDIKGRVNQIKAQIESTTSDYDKEKLQERLAKLSGGVAVLYVGAASEVEMKEKKDRVDDALHATRAAVEEGIVAGGGVALVRAKAVLANLKAENADEETGMQIVARAIEAPLRTIVENAGGEGSVVVSKVLEGKGDFGYDAKAEVYTDMMKAGIIDPKKVTRVALENAASVAGMILTTECALIDIKEDAPAGPPMGGGMPGMM
- a CDS encoding heavy-metal-associated domain-containing protein; protein product: MKKLILTAVVVLMATISYAQDKNKKMTFDVNGKCGMCKERIEQAALSVKGVKFAAWDIPSHQLSLIIDERKTDAMKIKTAIIAVGHDTKELKATDEAYNSVHPCCLYRDDNSDDSGHH
- a CDS encoding IS1595-like element ISCal1 family transposase; the encoded protein is MDIFKGQNLLEFSDCFKTDNDCKEYLANIKSKTPFKCSRCNHIACQTRADFSRQCNICRHTESATADTLFHKVKFGVRKAFFICFEMATSTKSLSASYMGVRYGVTEKTARLFMLKVREAMSSSGNNPMDGVVHVDEFVLGGREETKVGRSYNAKKKKAVTAVQLTEDGKVKRMYAMKIDDFSAQSLQYIFVNHISRNAKITTDKWRGYSPIAKAYDITQIESNGGLNFKALHTMIHQVKSWIRTTYSWVSDNNLNRYFNEFCFRINRSQSKATIFNNLIVKMVNNDKINQAELISN
- the secG gene encoding preprotein translocase subunit SecG, translating into MSTFTIFLILIIIVSLLLMLVIMVQNPKGGGLSSSLGGGGSQVVGGVKKTGDFLDKSTWTLATLLIVLILLSNISLKDDYREADSKLLQGGDIENTVPDSLPEPISTPDSE
- a CDS encoding co-chaperone GroES, coding for MAKVNIKPLADRVLIEPMAAETKTASGLYIPDTAKEKPQKGKVVAVGPGTKDDLVTVKIGDTVLYGKYAGTELKLEGTDFLMMRESDILAII